The Tessaracoccus flavus genome includes the window GGGCGTCCGGCACGGCGCGGCGGAGCCGGGTGGTGATGCTCTCGATGTTCTGCGACTCGTTGTAGGTCGGGATGATCACGAGCACCGAGTCGAGGGCGTCCTGGCTAGTCATGCGAGCCATGCTAGCGCTCGGTCCCACCGGTCCGGCGCAGGGATGCCGCCACTCCCGCGACGGTGGCGATGGTGGCGATCCAGGCGAGCCACGGACTGAGCCTGACCGACGCGTTGACGTTGTCGCGCAGCCCGAGCGTCATGAAGCGTGTGGCGGACACGAACTCATCGGTCACATCGTGCACGTTGCCCCGGGCGTCCACGTAGCCCGTCAGGGAGTTGAGCGTGGCGACGGCGATGTCGCGGCCCATCTCCTTGGCGCGCACGCGGTTGATCACCAGCTGCTGGTGCGGTTGGAAGGTGGCACCGTAGGTGTTCGTGTTCGACTGGCTGACGACGGCTTGCGCGCCGTGGCGCACCACGTCGTAGGAGGTGTCGTCGTAGGCGAGTTCGAAGCAGATGATGGTCCCCACCTCGAGGCCCGGCCGATCCGCCACAGGCGCCGGCACGACGCCCGGGCCCTCCCCCGGGATCGACTGGCGCCCGATCTGTTCGAGGATCGGCAGGCGGGGCAGGAGGACGTCACGGAAGGGGATCCACTCGCCGAAGGGGACGAGGTCGCGCTTGTGATACTCAGCCCCGGGGCCTGTCGCCGGGTCCCACCAGATGCTCGACGTCTGTCGGGTGTCGGGGGACGGTCCGTCCATGACCGCCCCCACGAAGATGGGGAGGTCCGCGATCTCGACCGCCAGTTCGACGAGCCCACGCGTCGTGGCGTCGGTGGTCGGATCGACGTCGGTGGCGTTCTCGGGCCACACCACGAAGTCGAGCTCGACGCCCGTGGCGCGCGCCTCGGCCAGGGCGAAGACGGTTTCGCTCAAGGCATTGTTGGTGACCGAACGAGCGTACGAGGCGGTCCCGTGTTCGTGCCGGTTGACGTTCGGCTGCACCACGGCGACGCTCACCTCACCCGAGGCCGCCGCGAGGGGGGCGAGGTTGGCGAGACCCCCGATCAGGAAGGCGGCCAGCGCGGTCACGACCGCGCGAAGGCGGGCCTGGCGGGACACGATGGCCTGCAGCCCGAGCTGGGCGACCAGGGCCACCAGGTAACCGACGCCCGTTACGCCCAGCCAGGGCAGCCAGCCGGCCAGCGGCTGGTCGATCGTGGTGTAGGCCAGCCTCGTCCAGGAGAATCCGCCGAACGGGATCTTTCCCGACACGAACTCCATCGCGACCCAGGCCGCTGGAACCAGCAGCACCCACGGTCGCAGCAGCGTGAGACGGCTCACCGCAAGGCCCAGGAGTCCCCACCACAGCGCCAGGAACCCGACGAGCGCGACGCCCACCCAGACTCCGAGCACCGAGACCCAGGACACTGTCAGCGTGTTCATCGCCAGCCCCGTCAGCAAACCGAGTCCGAATGCGGCACGGGGACGGCACCCGGCGGTCAGCCACGTGAAGAGCCCGACCCCGAGGATCGTGGCGGGCCATACGCCCAGGGGTGCCTGTCCGGCGCCGATGAGGATCCCCGTCAGGACGGCTAGCGCGACCGAGACGAGCAGGGGCAGTGGAGGGCGCGTGATCACGCAGCCCAGAGTACTGACCCGCGGAGGTGTGCCACGATGGCCGGGTGAGCACCCTCATGGCATTCGATACCTCCTACCTGTATTTCCGGGCGTTCTTCGGAGTGCCCGCGACGTTTCGCTCCCCAGATGGCCGCCCGGTCAACGCGGTGCGCGGAACGCTCGATTTCATCGCCCGTCTGGTTGAGCAGTACTCACCCGATCGTTTCGTGTGCGCCTGGGACGACGACTGGCGCCCGTCCTGGCGCGTGGATCTGGTGCCGAGCTACAAGACGCACCGCGTCATCGAGGGAGCCACTCAGAGCGTTGAGATCGTCGACGACGACCTGACGATCCAGGTGCCCATGATCCGAGACTGTCTGGACGCGCTCGGCATCCCTGTCGTGGGGGTGGCCGAGCACGAGGCCGACGACGTCCTCGCCTCCCTGGCGCGCCAACACGACGGGCAGAGCCTGGTGGTCACCGGTGACCGGGACCTGTTCCAGCTGGTGGGGCCGGACACCAGCGTCGTCTACGTCGCGCGCGGCGTGGCCAAGCATGAGCTGGTCACCCCCGAGGTGCTGGCCACGAAGTACGAGCTCGCGCCCGACAGTTACGTCGACTTCGCGGTGCTGCGCGGCGATCCTTCCGACGGCCTGCCGGGGGTCAAGGGGATCGGCGACAAGAGCGCAGCAACGTTGGTCAACCGCTACCCCAGCCTCGAGGCGATGGTGGAGGCGGCCATCGACGCCGGCTCCGGGATGTCCCCCTCGATGCGCTCGAAGCTGCTGGCCGACGTCGACTACCTCGCGCGGGCCCGTGAGGTGGTGACGGCCGTGGACACGCTCGCGTTGCCGACGCTCGAGGCGACGCCCGCGGACGAGGCCCGGATCGCCGAGCTCACCGAGACCCTCGGGCTCGGCGGGTCGATGGGCAGGCTGTCAGCCCTCATCTCTCGGCGTGCAGCACATACAGGGACGAACTAGCGGCGAGGTTCGCCGCGACGTTGCCGAGCCGGTGCGGGCGCCCCTCGGCGTCCAGCGGGATGCGCCGGTCGATCTTCATCCGCACCGACGCGAAGAGCGGCTCGAGGTCGGGTAGCGACGCGTGGTGGAGGTTGGGCGTGTCGTACCAGTCGAATGGGAGGTCCCGTGACATGGGCATCCGTCCGCGCAGCAGGCGCAGGCGGTTTCGCCAATGCGCGAAGTTCGGCATCGACACGACGGAGTGCACCGCGATCCGCCCCATCTCCGCCAGCACCGCCCGTGGCCGGTGCACCGTCTGCAGCGTGCGCGAGAGCACCACGAAGTCGTAGGAGTCGTCGGCAAACTCGCCCAGCTGGGAATCGAGGTCGAGCTCGATCACGTCGACGCCCGCCCGCAGCGCGGCGATGACGTCGTCGGGGTTCACATCCACACCGGTGCCTGAGCAGCCGCGGTCGCGCAGCATCGCAAGCAGCGTGCCGTCGCCGCACCCGAGGTCCAACACCCGAGACCCCTCCGGGATCAGCGTCGAGATGAGCTCCAGATCCCGCCTCACAGCAACTCCTCCGCTGCCCGGTCGAGATAGGCCCGCACCGTGGCGTGGTAGTCCGGAAGTTCGAGCAGGAACGAGTCGTGCCCCCAGGAGGAGCGGATCTCCCTGAAGGACGTCGGCAACCCCGCGCCCTCCAGGTGGCGCACGATCCTGCGTGAATGTTCGGTGGAGAAGCGCCAGTCGGAGTCGAAGCTGACGACGAGGAACCGCACGGGCTCGGCGATCAGAGCGTCGAGGGCTCCCTCGTCAGCGAAGGGGTCGAAGTAGTCCATCACTCGGGTTAGATAGAGATAGCTCAGGGCGTCGAAGCGGCTGAGGAACCGTTGGCCCTGGTACTCGAGGTAGCTCTCCACCGCGAAGTCGACGCCGAAGTTGGGTTTCAGTTCGTCCCGCTGGGATTGGCGACCGAACTTCTCCTGGAAGGCCTCCTCCGAGAGGTAGGTGATGTGGGCCATCATCCGGGCTACGGCCAGGCCCTTGCGGGGCGCTGTGCCGCGGCTGAGGAACTTCCCCTCGCTGAAACCTGAGTCCCGCATGATCGCCTGGCGCCCCACCGCGGAGAAGGCGATGTTCTGGGCCGTGAGCCGGGACGAGGCGGCAAAGATGAGCGCGCGCCCCAGCTCGGACGGATAGAGCATCGCCCACTGGAGCACCTGCATGCCCCCCAACGACCCGCCGACGACGGCCGCGAAGCGTGCGATGCCGAGGTGGCGGGCGAGGGCTCGGTGCACCTCGACGAAGTCGGCCACGTGCAGGAGAGGGAAGTCCAGCGCGTAGGGCTCCCCCGTCGCCGGGTTGATGGACGCGGGGCCGGTGGTGCCCTGACAGCCACCGAGGATGTTGGCGCACACCACGAACCAGCGATCGGTGTCGATGGGTTTGCCCGGCCCGATCATGTTGTCCCACCACCCTGGCTTGTCGTCGCCGTCGTGGTAGCCGGCGGCGTGGGCGTCGCCGGTCAGGGCGTGGCAGATGTAGACCGCGTTGGAGCGCTGCTCGTTGAGGGTGCCGTAGGTCTCGTAGGCGACCTCGACGTGATCGAGGGTCGCCCCTGACCGCAGGTGAAGCGGCCGCGCGGCGTCGAAGACGGTCGCGCTGTGGGTCTCGACGACACCGAGGCTGGGACTTGCTGCGGCTTTCACGCCCCCATTGTGGCAGGGCTGCCCAGGTGGCCTCGCTGAGCTGACCACCAGCGGTGAGCGGCCGGCGTCAGGCGACGCTGACGCCCAAGGCGAGTCCGATCGCATAGGTGGCGGCGAGCGCCAACATGCCTCCGGCCATCACGCGCACCATCGCGGGCCGAACGGGTGCTCCACCCAGCTTGGCGCCGAGGCCACCCGTCAGCGCAAGCGCGACGAGCACTGCCACCACGGTGACGGGGATCCGCAGGGGCACCGGCGTCAGGATGATCGTGAGGAACGGTAGCAGCGCGCCCGCCAGGAACGAGATGCCGGACGCGATGGCCGCGTGCCAGGCGTTGACCACCTCGTCTTCGGCGAGGTGGTATCGCTGCGAGAGGTGCGCCCGCATCACGTTGTGCTCACCGATCTCGGCGACGACCCGCTCGGCTGTGTCCCGGCTCAGCCCCTGCCGCTCGTAGGCGGCCACGAGGGCTCCGTCGGCCAGGGGGCGGTCGGATGTGAGGAGACGCCGAAGAGTAGCGATGATGGAGCGCTGCGAATCCGCGGCGCTCGAGACCGACACGTACTCCCCCAGTGCCATGGAGATGGCCCCGGCGACCACGGCGGCGACGCCGGCGAGGAGGACTGGCGTGACTGTGTTGGTGGCTGCGGCGACACCGACCACAGTGGCAGAGATCGACACGATCCCATCGTTGGCGCCGAGGACCCCGGCGCGTAGCCAGTTCAGCCTGCCCGACAGCGCTGCTGACTCGATCTGGGGCTCGACGACGGTGCTCATGACCCAATTCGATCACTGTTTCCGCCGCGTCGTCTAGGCAGGGAAGGCTACCCTGACAGGCAGGAACGTCAACCTCGAGGAGAAGACATGACTGACGACGGCTACGACGCCAACTCACCCCACGACGCGGTCCCGGGACCCAACGAAGAGACCTACATCGACGAGCCCGTCGAGGATTCCGGGCAGGCACCAGACTCCAGCGAGGAATTCGCCCACGGTTCCGACGGCGCCGTGCCGGAGGACAAGATCGAGGCGCACCGGCAGCACGAGGCGAACTCACCTCGGCAGCGGGTCTCGAACGAAGCCACCGACGACCTCTGAGGCGTGAGGGGCGAGCCCGACGCCAACCGTCGGCGCGAAACGCCAACGGGCGGCGCGGAACGCCAACGGGTGACGCGGAACGCCAACCGGCGGCGCGGAACGCCAACGGGCGCCGCGGAACGCCAACCGACATCCAGTGACGCCCCCGAGACCCATCGACGCCCGCGATATCTCGCGGGCGTCGATGGTTTTCGTCGGCCTTAGGCTCTGTCAGTTGGCGTTTCCGTCTAGCTGTTGGCGTTTCCAGCGACCCGTTGGCATGTGCGTCTCCCGGTTGGCGTCTCCGCCCCCGGGCTGGCGTCGGCGCTAGATCTGGTCGAGCGCCTGGCTGAGGTCGGCGAGGATGTCGTCGATGTTCTCGATACCCACCGACAGGCGCACCATTTCGGCGGGCACGCCCGCGGCGGCGAGTTCGTCCTCCCCCAGCTGGGAATGGGTGGTGGAGGCGTTGTGGATGGCGAGTGACTTCACGTCACCGATGTTGGCGAGATGGCTGAACAGTTCGAAGGACTCCACTACCTTCTGCCCGGCATCCCTGCCGCCGTCGACACCGAACGAGACGAGCCCGCCGAATCCTCCCTTGAGGATGCGCTTGGCGATCTCGTGGCTCGGGCTCGACTCAAGGCCCGGGTAGTTGACCCACGTCACCTTGGGGTGGTCGACGAGGAACTGCGCCACCTTGGCCGCATTCTCGCTGTGGCGCTCCATGCGCAGGTGCAGCGTCTCGATGCCCTGTAGCAGCAGGAAGGAGTTCATCGGCGCGATGGCTGCACC containing:
- a CDS encoding VIT1/CCC1 transporter family protein, which produces MSTVVEPQIESAALSGRLNWLRAGVLGANDGIVSISATVVGVAAATNTVTPVLLAGVAAVVAGAISMALGEYVSVSSAADSQRSIIATLRRLLTSDRPLADGALVAAYERQGLSRDTAERVVAEIGEHNVMRAHLSQRYHLAEDEVVNAWHAAIASGISFLAGALLPFLTIILTPVPLRIPVTVVAVLVALALTGGLGAKLGGAPVRPAMVRVMAGGMLALAATYAIGLALGVSVA
- the metX gene encoding homoserine O-acetyltransferase MetX; this translates as MKAAASPSLGVVETHSATVFDAARPLHLRSGATLDHVEVAYETYGTLNEQRSNAVYICHALTGDAHAAGYHDGDDKPGWWDNMIGPGKPIDTDRWFVVCANILGGCQGTTGPASINPATGEPYALDFPLLHVADFVEVHRALARHLGIARFAAVVGGSLGGMQVLQWAMLYPSELGRALIFAASSRLTAQNIAFSAVGRQAIMRDSGFSEGKFLSRGTAPRKGLAVARMMAHITYLSEEAFQEKFGRQSQRDELKPNFGVDFAVESYLEYQGQRFLSRFDALSYLYLTRVMDYFDPFADEGALDALIAEPVRFLVVSFDSDWRFSTEHSRRIVRHLEGAGLPTSFREIRSSWGHDSFLLELPDYHATVRAYLDRAAEELL
- the lnt gene encoding apolipoprotein N-acyltransferase, translating into MITRPPLPLLVSVALAVLTGILIGAGQAPLGVWPATILGVGLFTWLTAGCRPRAAFGLGLLTGLAMNTLTVSWVSVLGVWVGVALVGFLALWWGLLGLAVSRLTLLRPWVLLVPAAWVAMEFVSGKIPFGGFSWTRLAYTTIDQPLAGWLPWLGVTGVGYLVALVAQLGLQAIVSRQARLRAVVTALAAFLIGGLANLAPLAAASGEVSVAVVQPNVNRHEHGTASYARSVTNNALSETVFALAEARATGVELDFVVWPENATDVDPTTDATTRGLVELAVEIADLPIFVGAVMDGPSPDTRQTSSIWWDPATGPGAEYHKRDLVPFGEWIPFRDVLLPRLPILEQIGRQSIPGEGPGVVPAPVADRPGLEVGTIICFELAYDDTSYDVVRHGAQAVVSQSNTNTYGATFQPHQQLVINRVRAKEMGRDIAVATLNSLTGYVDARGNVHDVTDEFVSATRFMTLGLRDNVNASVRLSPWLAWIATIATVAGVAASLRRTGGTER
- a CDS encoding 5'-3' exonuclease gives rise to the protein MSTLMAFDTSYLYFRAFFGVPATFRSPDGRPVNAVRGTLDFIARLVEQYSPDRFVCAWDDDWRPSWRVDLVPSYKTHRVIEGATQSVEIVDDDLTIQVPMIRDCLDALGIPVVGVAEHEADDVLASLARQHDGQSLVVTGDRDLFQLVGPDTSVVYVARGVAKHELVTPEVLATKYELAPDSYVDFAVLRGDPSDGLPGVKGIGDKSAATLVNRYPSLEAMVEAAIDAGSGMSPSMRSKLLADVDYLARAREVVTAVDTLALPTLEATPADEARIAELTETLGLGGSMGRLSALISRRAAHTGTN
- the metW gene encoding methionine biosynthesis protein MetW, producing the protein MRRDLELISTLIPEGSRVLDLGCGDGTLLAMLRDRGCSGTGVDVNPDDVIAALRAGVDVIELDLDSQLGEFADDSYDFVVLSRTLQTVHRPRAVLAEMGRIAVHSVVSMPNFAHWRNRLRLLRGRMPMSRDLPFDWYDTPNLHHASLPDLEPLFASVRMKIDRRIPLDAEGRPHRLGNVAANLAASSSLYVLHAER